In the Schaalia hyovaginalis genome, CGAGTCGCAAAGCCCTGGGAGCGCCGTGGGCGAAGTCGATGATCGTCGAGGGGGTCGCGGCTCGCGTCGGGCCGCCGTCGATGTGGAGGACGCGGTCCCCGAAGAAGGCCAGCGCCTCGTCGATGCGCGTCGCGGGGGGCTCGCCGGTCAGGTTCGCGCTCGTCACCGCCATCGGTCCCGTGCGCTCGAGGAGTTCGCGAAGGGGCGCGTGATCCGGCATGCGCAGTGCGATCGTCCCCGCAGTCTCGCCCAGGTCCCATCCGAGCTCGGGACGGGCCCGGAGGATGAGCGTCAGCGCGCCCGGCCAGTGGGAATCGGCGAGGCGGCGCGCGCCTTCGGGGATGTCGACGGCGAGTTCATCGGCGGCGCCCGCGTGGGCGACGAGGACCGGCGGCGGCATCTGACGGCCGCGCCCCTTGGCGTCGAGGAGGCGCTGGACGGCCCGCGCGTCGGTCGCGGTCGTTCCGATCCCGTACACCGTGTCGGTGGGCACGACGGCGAGCCCGCCCTTGCGGACGTGGTCCGCGGCCTCGGCGAGGTCGTTAGGGTTCCATGCGGGAGTGCAGCGGATGATTCGAGGAGTCACCGCGTCATTCTGCCACGCTCGGCGATGAGGCAGCGGTCGCGCCCGGTCAGGTCCGGCATCGTGCGGGCCGCCGAGAAGCCGAAGCCGAGGGCCGTCCGGCGCATCGCCTTCCCCTGGCTCTCGGAATGTTCGACGAGGGCGCAGCCCCCCGCCTTCAGGAGGCGGAGCGCTCGGGCGAGGATCCCGGTGGGGATCTGCATTCCATCGGCTCCGCCCCCGAAGAGGGCGAGATCGGGATCGCGGAGCGCTTCGGGCTGGGTGGGGGCCTCTGAGGGCGGAACGTAGGGGGGGTTCGACACCACGATGTCGATCGCGCCGTCGAGTTCGGCGAGCGTACCGGGATCGGTCGCATCGCCCGGGACGAGCGCGACCCGTCCGGGGACGAGGGCCGCGATGTTCTCGGCCGCGAGGCCCCGAGCGATCTGGTCGATCTCGACGGCCCACACGCGCGCGCCGGGCACGTGGCGGGCGATCGCGATCCCGATCGCCCCCGAACCTGCGCACAGGTCGACCGCATTCACGCCGCCCCGCTCGGCCGCGATCGCGCGGCATCGACGGATCGCCTCTTCGACGAGGATTTCGGTTTCGGGCCTCACGAGGAACACCCCGGGCCTCGCCTTCAGCGCGAGCCCGGCGAAGTGCATCCGCGATGTGATCCATTGGAGCGGCTCGCGCTGTTCGCGGCGCGCGACGCCCTCTTCGAAGCGCAGCACCGCCGAGGGGTCGAGGGGCTCGCGGATGCTCCACACGGATTCGGCTCCGAAGGCCCATTCGGCGAGTTCACGCGCATCGCCCGCGGGCGATGCGCCTTCGATCCCCTCAAGACGGCGCGCTCCTGCGCGGAGCAGCGCGTTGAGGCTCGTCGAAGCGCCCCGGTCCGGCGCGTCCCCTCGTCCGGTCACTGCCCGGCCGCCCTCGCGAGCCTCTCCGTCTCGTCGGCGCTGCGCAGCGAATCGATGACGGGCGCCAGTTCGCCGCCCAGGACGCGATCGAGATTGTGCGCCTTGTAGCCGGTGCGATGATCCGCGATGCGGTTCTCGGGGAAGTTGTAGGTGCGGATGCGCTCGGAGCGGTCGACGGTGCGCACCTGGGAGAGGCGCTGCGCCGAGGCCTCGGCTTCGCGCTTCGCCCTCGCTTCGGCCGCGAGCCGCGAGGCGAGCACCCTCAGGGCCGCTTCCTTGTTCTGGAGCTGGGACTTCTCGTTCTGCATCGACACGACGATGCCGGAGGGGATGTGGGTGATGCGCACGGCCGAGTCCGTCGTGTTGACGGATTGCCCGCCCGGTCCGGAGGACCTGTAAACGTCGATGCGCAGATCGTTCGGATCGATGACGATCTCGGAGTCGTCCTCGATCTCGGGCATGACGAAGACTCCGACCGCGGAGGTGTGGATGCGCCCCTGGGATTCGGTGACGGGCACTCGTTGAACGCGGTGGACTCCGCCTTCGTATTTGAGGTGCGCCCATACGCCCTCGTCGGGGGTCGGAGCGCCCTTCGCCCGGATCGCCAGGGAGATGTCCTTGAAGCCGCCCAGCTCGGTGGTCGTCGAGGAGAGTTCGGTCGCCGACCAGCCCTTCGATTCGGCGTACCTGGCGTACATGCGGGCGAGATCGGAGGCGAAGAGGGCGGACTCCTCGCCCCCCTCCCCCGCTTTGATCTCGAGGATGACGTCGAGCGCGTCCTCGGGATCGCGAGGCGCGAGGATGCGCATGAGGTCGTCGTGCGCTGCGGCCATTTCGGCTTCGAGGGCGGGGATCTCCGCTTGGAAGGAGGGGTCCTCCTCGGCGAGTTCGCGCGCCGCGCCCAGGTCGTCTCTGGCTGTCGAGATGCGCTCGGCCGCCTGGCGGATCCTTCCGAGTTCTGCGAATCGCCGACCGGCCTTGCGCATCCTCGTCTGGTCGCCGAGGACCGCGGGATCCGACATGAGGGCTTCGACCTGCTCATACTCCTCGAGCAGGGGCGTGAGCGCGCGAAGATCGACCTCGATCTCCGATTCGATGGGCATGCGAATCCTCCTCGTGCGTGTGATGCGCGACGGCGCCGGTGACCTTCGTCACCGGCGCCGCACTGTCGCCTCGGTGCGCCTTGGCCTCACTTGGAGGGGCGGACGCGCTTTCCGTAGCGGGCCTCGAACTTGGCGACGCGGCCGCCGGTGTCGAGGATCTTCTGCTTACCCGTGTAGAAGGGGTGGCAGGCCGAACAGACGTCGACGCGCATCTCGCCGGAGGCGAGGGTCGAACGGGTGTGGAAGCTGTTGCCGCAGGTGCAGGTCACAACGGTGTCCACGTACGTGGGGTGGATGTCCTTCTTCATGGGAACTCCTGGGTTCGTTGGTGCCCCGGGTCCGGATCCGCAGACCCCTTCGCATCGGACGAAGGGCGTCCTGCCGCATCGAATGCGGCGGCGAACCGGTGAACCGGATGCCGACCGGCCCATTGTGCCACCTGGCGGGCGTGCCGGTCCACGCGGCGGCGCCTGCGAAAGCGTGAGACGCGCGACTGCCGGGGCGGGGCGTCAACGGACGAGCCCGATTCCGACGCATGAAGAGCGGTGGCGCCGTCGGGTCTTGGCCGATGTCAGCGTACCGGGGGATCAACGGGGCCGGATTGAAACTGCTCGCCGATCCCGTTCATCAGCGCGTCGTAGGTCCGCCCGTCGGCCGCGCACACTATCCCGCTGTTGGCGAGGTGAAGATCCTCTCCCATCAGCCCCGACATGATGCAGCCGGCCGCGCGGCACAGGCCGATGCCCGCGGAGAAGTGGACGCTCGCCGCGCGATCTCCCGCGATGACGAAGCCGGCGCGCAGCCCCGCGGCCACCCACGCCAGTGAGATCCCCGTGCCCACGTACCTCGGATTCAGAGTGTCGAAAGCCGAGGATCTCCAAAATCGAGCGAGAGAGAACCCCCGAGCATCCGGATCCTGGGCGTCCATGAGAATCTCCACCACCCGCGACTCGGGCGAGGGCGAGGCGGGGGCCTCCTCATCGCCGCATCCGATGAGGACAGCAGAACCGTCAGTCCAAATGACACGGTCGTACAAGGGCTCGCTGACAGCAGCCGCCAGAACCTCGTCCCCCTTCGTCAGCGCGACATTGACGCCATAGGGTCCCGTCCGCGAGGCATAGTTCAACGTTCCGCACAGGGGATCGAGCATCCATACTCGCTCAGCCTCCCTCGGCCCGCTCCAGCCCGACTCCTCGGCGATCACCGCGTCGTCCGGCCTGCATTCACGGAGCAGGGCCAGCGCGGCGCGCTCGGCGGCGACGTCGGCCTCGGTAGCGAAGTCCCCACCGCCTTTGAAGATCCGCTCGTGCGGCGCCCCCTCACGCTCGAGGAGCACGCGCGAGGCCTCCTTCGCCGCCATAATGGCGATCTCGGCGTCCGATGCTCTCGCGACCCGCCTCATCCGCAGCCCTCCGCTCCGTTTTCAAGACCGGGTCCCCATCCGCGAATGGATGGGGACCCGATCCTCGTTGCTCTGATCAGTCCACGCTCGGCGTCGTCTTCTGGACGAGCATGAGGAACTCGGCGTTCGACTGGGTGTCCTTGAGCTTCTCGAGGATGAGCTCGAGGGCCGACTGCTGGTCGAGGGTGCCCAGGACGCGGCGGAGCTTCCACATGATGCGGAGCTCCTCGGGGCCGAAGAGCATCTCCTCGCGGCGCGTGCCCGAGGCGTTGACGTCGATCGCGGGGAAGATCCTGCGGTCGGCGAGCTGGCGGGACAGGCGCAGTTCCATGTTGCCGGTGCCCTTGAACTCCTCGAAGATCACCTCGTCCATCTTCGATCCCGTCTCGACGAGCGCCGAGGCGATGATCGTGAGGGAGCCGCCCTCCTTGAGGTTGCGGGCGCCGCCGAAGAACTTCTTGGGCGGGTAGAGCGCCGAGGCGTCGACGCCGCCCGAGAGGATGCGTCCCGATGCGGGAGCCGCGAGGTTGTAGGCGCGCGACAGACGGGTGAGGGAGTCGAGGAGCACGACGACGTCCTGGCCGAGCTCGACGAGGCGCTTGGCGCGCTCGATCGCGAGTTCGGCGACGATGGTGTGATCCGAGGCCGGGCGGTCGAAGGTCGAGGCGATGACCTCGCCCTTGACGATCGAGCGCATGTCGGTGACCTCTTCGGGCCGCTCGTCGACGAGGACGACCATGAGGTGGACTTCGGGGTTGTTGAGCTCGATCGCCTTGGCGATCTGCTGGATCACCATCGTCTTGCCGGCCTTGGGCGGGGAGACGATGAGACCGCGCTGCCCCTTGCCGATCGGGGCGACGAGGTCGATGACGCGAGGCGTGTAGGCCTTGGCCGAGGTCTCCAGGCGCAGCTGCTCGCTCGGGTAGATCGGCGTGAGCTTGCCGAATTCCCGTCGGGCCTGGGCGTCCTCGATCGACATCCCGTTGACGGAGTCGACGCGCACGAGCGCGTTGTACTTCTGGCGCTGGCGCTCGCCCTCGCGGGGCTGGCGGACCGCGCCCGCGAC is a window encoding:
- a CDS encoding L-threonylcarbamoyladenylate synthase; the protein is MTPRIIRCTPAWNPNDLAEAADHVRKGGLAVVPTDTVYGIGTTATDARAVQRLLDAKGRGRQMPPPVLVAHAGAADELAVDIPEGARRLADSHWPGALTLILRARPELGWDLGETAGTIALRMPDHAPLRELLERTGPMAVTSANLTGEPPATRIDEALAFFGDRVLHIDGGPTRAATPSTIIDFAHGAPRALRLGAVSLEDLSASARIDILPTI
- a CDS encoding HemK/PrmC family methyltransferase; the protein is MTGRGDAPDRGASTSLNALLRAGARRLEGIEGASPAGDARELAEWAFGAESVWSIREPLDPSAVLRFEEGVARREQREPLQWITSRMHFAGLALKARPGVFLVRPETEILVEEAIRRCRAIAAERGGVNAVDLCAGSGAIGIAIARHVPGARVWAVEIDQIARGLAAENIAALVPGRVALVPGDATDPGTLAELDGAIDIVVSNPPYVPPSEAPTQPEALRDPDLALFGGGADGMQIPTGILARALRLLKAGGCALVEHSESQGKAMRRTALGFGFSAARTMPDLTGRDRCLIAERGRMTR
- the prfA gene encoding peptide chain release factor 1, encoding MPIESEIEVDLRALTPLLEEYEQVEALMSDPAVLGDQTRMRKAGRRFAELGRIRQAAERISTARDDLGAARELAEEDPSFQAEIPALEAEMAAAHDDLMRILAPRDPEDALDVILEIKAGEGGEESALFASDLARMYARYAESKGWSATELSSTTTELGGFKDISLAIRAKGAPTPDEGVWAHLKYEGGVHRVQRVPVTESQGRIHTSAVGVFVMPEIEDDSEIVIDPNDLRIDVYRSSGPGGQSVNTTDSAVRITHIPSGIVVSMQNEKSQLQNKEAALRVLASRLAAEARAKREAEASAQRLSQVRTVDRSERIRTYNFPENRIADHRTGYKAHNLDRVLGGELAPVIDSLRSADETERLARAAGQ
- the rpmE gene encoding 50S ribosomal protein L31 is translated as MKKDIHPTYVDTVVTCTCGNSFHTRSTLASGEMRVDVCSACHPFYTGKQKILDTGGRVAKFEARYGKRVRPSK
- a CDS encoding inositol monophosphatase family protein — translated: MRRVARASDAEIAIMAAKEASRVLLEREGAPHERIFKGGGDFATEADVAAERAALALLRECRPDDAVIAEESGWSGPREAERVWMLDPLCGTLNYASRTGPYGVNVALTKGDEVLAAAVSEPLYDRVIWTDGSAVLIGCGDEEAPASPSPESRVVEILMDAQDPDARGFSLARFWRSSAFDTLNPRYVGTGISLAWVAAGLRAGFVIAGDRAASVHFSAGIGLCRAAGCIMSGLMGEDLHLANSGIVCAADGRTYDALMNGIGEQFQSGPVDPPVR
- the rho gene encoding transcription termination factor Rho encodes the protein MTELKSMKLAELHKLASSRGLKGTSKMRKSELIDALAAQGGAPRPAQAASERKARAPKASADERPGSPADAQPQPADSPRREDRSAAEDERAEAPRKSRRRRAVIETKEPSALAIDLPEPVGSSERPAAQQAQAPVKELGAIELPEGDDSEDRGRNRRDRNSRRRNRDRPDRQDRSERNGRNNRRDRYRDERPDRADRDEAVREDEQLAPIAGILDVQDNHAFVRTSGYLPGPNDVYVTLGNVRRWGLRPGDAVAGAVRQPREGERQRQKYNALVRVDSVNGMSIEDAQARREFGKLTPIYPSEQLRLETSAKAYTPRVIDLVAPIGKGQRGLIVSPPKAGKTMVIQQIAKAIELNNPEVHLMVVLVDERPEEVTDMRSIVKGEVIASTFDRPASDHTIVAELAIERAKRLVELGQDVVVLLDSLTRLSRAYNLAAPASGRILSGGVDASALYPPKKFFGGARNLKEGGSLTIIASALVETGSKMDEVIFEEFKGTGNMELRLSRQLADRRIFPAIDVNASGTRREEMLFGPEELRIMWKLRRVLGTLDQQSALELILEKLKDTQSNAEFLMLVQKTTPSVD